One stretch of Bacteroidia bacterium DNA includes these proteins:
- a CDS encoding acyl-CoA dehydrogenase family protein: MLDISKAIDFESAKEHNQGKDRFQSHDLYAVDSLLSEEHLLIRDAVRAWIKKEVSPIIETSAQAAIFPHHLISGLAEIGAFGPQLPAEYGCGGMDYITYGIIMQELERCDSGLRSTASVQGSLVMYPIYKFGSEEQKQKYLPKLAKGELMGCFGLTEPDHGSNPGGMVTNIKEKGDHFVLNGAKMWISNAPFADIAVVWAKDEEGVIRGVIVERGMEGFSTPETHNKWSLRTSATGELIFDNVKVPKENILPNVKGLRGPLTCLDSARYGISWGVIGAALDCYDSALRYAKERKQFNKPIAGFQLQQKKLAEMITEITKAQLLVWRLGTLMNEGKATSAQISMAKRNNVDMALHIAREARQIHGAMGITGDYPIMRHMMNLESVITYEGTHDVHLLILGKEITGENAFV; encoded by the coding sequence ATGTTAGATATTTCAAAGGCTATTGATTTTGAATCTGCTAAAGAACACAATCAAGGGAAAGATAGATTTCAATCTCATGATTTATATGCTGTTGATTCTTTATTATCAGAAGAACATTTACTGATAAGAGATGCTGTAAGAGCATGGATAAAAAAAGAAGTCTCTCCTATAATTGAAACTTCTGCACAAGCAGCCATTTTTCCGCATCATCTCATTTCAGGATTAGCAGAAATAGGAGCCTTTGGACCTCAGTTACCTGCAGAATACGGATGTGGAGGCATGGATTATATTACTTATGGAATTATAATGCAAGAATTGGAGCGTTGCGACTCCGGACTACGTTCCACCGCCTCAGTTCAGGGTTCATTGGTAATGTACCCTATCTACAAGTTTGGCTCTGAAGAACAGAAACAAAAATACCTCCCAAAATTAGCTAAAGGAGAACTGATGGGGTGTTTTGGTTTGACCGAACCTGACCACGGTTCAAACCCCGGAGGAATGGTTACTAATATTAAGGAAAAAGGAGATCATTTCGTATTGAATGGTGCCAAAATGTGGATTTCAAATGCACCATTCGCGGATATCGCTGTTGTATGGGCAAAGGATGAGGAAGGTGTCATCAGAGGTGTTATAGTCGAAAGAGGAATGGAAGGGTTTTCTACTCCTGAAACTCACAACAAATGGAGTTTAAGAACAAGTGCAACCGGAGAGCTGATTTTTGACAATGTAAAAGTCCCCAAAGAGAACATCTTGCCTAATGTTAAAGGACTGCGAGGACCTTTGACTTGTTTAGATTCTGCAAGATATGGCATTAGTTGGGGTGTAATCGGTGCTGCATTAGATTGTTATGACTCAGCTTTGAGATATGCAAAGGAAAGAAAACAGTTTAACAAGCCTATAGCCGGATTTCAATTGCAACAAAAGAAACTTGCCGAGATGATTACAGAAATAACAAAAGCGCAATTGTTGGTTTGGAGATTGGGAACATTAATGAATGAAGGGAAAGCTACATCCGCTCAAATTTCTATGGCAAAACGAAACAATGTGGACATGGCATTACATATTGCCCGTGAAGCAAGGCAGATACACGGAGCAATGGGCATTACAGGCGACTACCCTATTATGCGCCACATGATGAACTTGGAAAGCGTTATCACTTATGAAGGTACACATGACGTCCATCTGCTAATATTAGGAAAAGAAATTACCGGAGAGAACGCTTTTGTGTGA
- a CDS encoding amino acid permease, which yields MSLFSKKSIGSLLDESLESGQGLKRTLSSTALVGLGIGAIIGAGLFSITGIAAANYAGPGIMISFIIAAFGCGLAALCYAEFASMIPVAGSAYTYSYATMGEFIAWIIGWDLVLEYAIGAATVASSWSGYLVKLFATFGVALPDYLMKTPFDGGIINLPAVFIVFIMSFVLIRGTSESAWVNALIVFLKVGIVIVFIALGLNYVRPENLTPLIPENQGTFGAFGWTGVIRAAAIVFFAYIGFDAVSTAAQETKDPKRSMPIGILGSLIICTVLYILFAYVMTGVAHYTEFGGGGLAPIATAIEWMGPIVNGVPHPDFPWLNTAIIIAILLGYASVILVMLLGQSRVFYSMSKDGLLPKIFSEVHKKHRTPYKSNLLFMFFVSAFGAFVPGRVVGEMTSIGTLFAFILVCAGVLVLRYKMKDAPRAFRVPFVPYVPILGIIVCLGMMVFLPFDTWIRLLVWMLIGLNIYTWYGNKKSLLNDGKKHPKDKAILCLSGVCFAVLLVILALAHHYTTIESERDHAFFIFSMIFGALEFFHFSSKFFKDQNLGTAS from the coding sequence ATGAGTTTATTTTCAAAGAAATCAATAGGATCCCTTCTAGACGAATCTCTTGAGTCAGGACAAGGGCTAAAACGCACACTCAGTTCTACAGCCTTAGTTGGATTAGGAATCGGAGCTATTATAGGTGCCGGATTATTTTCAATCACTGGTATTGCTGCCGCTAATTATGCAGGACCCGGAATTATGATATCGTTTATCATTGCTGCTTTTGGCTGTGGATTGGCTGCATTGTGCTATGCTGAGTTTGCTTCTATGATACCTGTCGCAGGTAGTGCATATACATACTCTTATGCAACAATGGGTGAGTTTATTGCTTGGATCATAGGTTGGGATTTGGTATTGGAATATGCTATCGGAGCTGCAACCGTTGCATCCAGCTGGAGCGGCTATCTTGTCAAACTCTTTGCTACATTTGGTGTTGCTTTGCCAGACTACTTAATGAAAACTCCTTTTGATGGAGGAATAATAAACCTGCCGGCAGTTTTTATTGTTTTCATCATGTCTTTTGTACTTATTAGAGGTACAAGTGAGTCGGCTTGGGTTAATGCGCTCATTGTTTTCCTAAAAGTAGGTATTGTAATCGTTTTTATTGCCTTAGGATTAAATTATGTTAGACCGGAGAATCTCACGCCTTTAATTCCTGAAAACCAAGGCACATTCGGTGCATTTGGATGGACAGGGGTAATTAGAGCTGCGGCAATTGTATTTTTTGCCTATATTGGATTTGACGCTGTTTCTACTGCAGCTCAAGAAACAAAAGATCCTAAACGCTCTATGCCTATCGGAATCTTAGGTTCATTAATTATTTGCACGGTTCTTTACATTTTGTTTGCTTACGTAATGACCGGTGTTGCACATTATACCGAATTTGGCGGAGGTGGTCTGGCTCCTATTGCAACTGCTATCGAGTGGATGGGACCTATTGTAAATGGAGTTCCTCACCCGGATTTTCCTTGGTTAAACACAGCCATCATTATTGCAATTCTTTTAGGTTACGCTTCTGTTATTTTAGTAATGTTATTAGGTCAAAGTAGGGTATTTTATTCCATGAGTAAGGATGGGTTGCTTCCAAAAATATTTTCTGAAGTGCATAAAAAACATCGCACACCCTACAAATCAAACCTGCTTTTCATGTTTTTTGTAAGTGCATTTGGTGCATTTGTTCCCGGTCGTGTGGTTGGAGAAATGACCAGTATTGGGACTCTCTTTGCATTTATTTTGGTTTGTGCGGGCGTTTTGGTTTTAAGATACAAAATGAAAGATGCCCCACGTGCATTTAGAGTGCCTTTCGTTCCTTATGTTCCTATCTTAGGTATTATTGTTTGCCTTGGCATGATGGTTTTTTTGCCATTTGACACTTGGATACGTTTATTGGTTTGGATGTTAATCGGTCTCAATATTTACACATGGTATGGCAATAAGAAAAGTCTATTGAATGATGGGAAAAAACATCCTAAAGACAAAGCTATTTTGTGCCTTTCCGGTGTTTGTTTTGCTGTACTTTTAGTTATATTAGCATTGGCTCATCACTATACTACGATCGAGTCAGAACGCGATCATGCATTTTTTATTTTCTCCATGATATTTGGAGCATTGGAGTTTTTCCATTTTTCGAGTAAATTCTTTAAAGACCAAAATCTCGGGACTGCTTCGTAA
- a CDS encoding 3-hydroxybutyryl-CoA dehydrogenase has product MKNIAVIGSGTMGNGIAHVFALNNFNVNLIDINQNALDKALQTITKNLDRQVQKEIISLQQKEQTLSNLHLMTSLQEGVLHADLVVEAATENRDIKFQIFRDMDKYSPAHTILATNTSSISITKIASVTNRPEKVIGMHFMNPVPVMKLVEVINGFKTSKEVTAVIMNLSQSLGKVPTLVNDYPGFVANRILMPMINEAIISLHEGVSGVVEIDTVMKLGMAHPMGPLQLADFIGLDVCLAILNVLHDGFGNPKYAPCPLLVNMVTAGDLGVKSGRGFYDYSHGTKELVVAPNFSK; this is encoded by the coding sequence ATGAAAAATATAGCAGTAATTGGAAGTGGAACAATGGGGAATGGCATTGCACATGTCTTTGCACTCAATAACTTTAATGTTAATTTAATTGATATTAATCAAAATGCGTTGGATAAAGCACTGCAAACCATTACCAAAAATCTAGATCGTCAAGTTCAAAAAGAAATTATTTCTTTACAGCAAAAAGAACAAACACTCTCAAACTTGCATTTGATGACATCATTGCAAGAAGGCGTTCTTCATGCAGACTTGGTGGTTGAAGCAGCTACTGAAAATCGAGATATAAAGTTTCAAATTTTTAGAGATATGGATAAGTATTCACCAGCGCACACAATACTTGCCACCAATACTTCCTCAATATCTATCACAAAAATTGCTTCAGTAACAAACAGACCGGAAAAGGTCATTGGAATGCATTTCATGAATCCCGTACCGGTCATGAAGTTGGTTGAAGTGATTAATGGATTTAAAACTTCAAAAGAAGTTACTGCGGTTATAATGAATTTATCTCAGTCTTTAGGAAAAGTACCAACATTGGTCAATGACTACCCTGGTTTTGTAGCAAATAGGATTTTGATGCCAATGATTAACGAAGCTATCATCAGCTTGCATGAAGGTGTTTCGGGAGTGGTTGAAATTGATACTGTTATGAAATTAGGAATGGCGCATCCTATGGGCCCTTTGCAACTGGCAGATTTTATTGGATTAGATGTCTGTCTTGCAATTTTAAATGTTTTGCATGACGGTTTTGGAAATCCAAAATACGCTCCTTGTCCTTTATTAGTAAATATGGTAACAGCCGGTGATTTAGGAGTAAAGTCGGGAAGAGGTTTTTATGACTACTCACATGGAACCAAAGAATTGGTCGTGGCACCTAATTTTTCAAAATAA
- a CDS encoding Signal peptidase-like protein: MGCSNCGTGNLQGKKPSGCKNNGNCGTTGCNKLNTFDWLGNIERPVGYKPFNIVEIRFKGGRKEYFKNSNNLTLYIGDYVVVDAENGYDVGEVLLKDELVKLQLKKRGLTADQIDKKIQRICNEADLEKYNNAKEKEAATLTRARTVALEMGLSMKLSDIEFQGDNRKVTFYYTAESRVDFRELIKVYADEFKVKIEMRQIGFRNEAARLGGIGSCGRELCCSTWLTDFKQVSINAARIQNLSINMLKLSGVCGKLKCCLNFELDTYMDALKNFPKTKNLTLETENGAATLQKIDILKNLMWFQVGDETNWVPLKTELVKDYMKLNESGKKTPVLSVPKNDENNGTPTAVRSKTDFMNSADLLSSDLAGLDKKTKQNSNNHKKHHNRNKHKNKKRDN, translated from the coding sequence ATGGGATGCAGTAATTGCGGCACAGGAAACCTTCAAGGTAAAAAACCTTCCGGCTGTAAAAATAATGGCAATTGTGGAACAACAGGATGTAATAAACTAAATACATTTGACTGGCTTGGCAATATTGAACGACCGGTCGGATACAAACCTTTTAACATTGTTGAAATAAGATTCAAGGGAGGTAGAAAGGAATATTTCAAGAACTCAAATAACCTTACTCTATACATTGGTGATTACGTTGTCGTTGATGCAGAAAATGGTTATGATGTAGGCGAAGTGCTGTTAAAAGATGAGTTAGTAAAATTACAACTCAAGAAACGTGGGCTTACAGCAGATCAGATTGACAAAAAAATTCAAAGGATTTGCAATGAAGCAGATCTTGAGAAATACAATAATGCTAAGGAAAAAGAGGCAGCTACCCTGACTCGTGCACGTACTGTTGCACTTGAAATGGGACTATCAATGAAGTTGAGCGATATTGAATTTCAAGGAGACAATCGTAAAGTTACTTTTTACTATACAGCAGAAAGCAGAGTTGATTTTAGAGAATTAATAAAGGTTTATGCTGACGAATTCAAGGTAAAAATTGAAATGAGGCAAATCGGTTTTAGGAATGAAGCAGCCAGACTTGGCGGAATAGGCTCTTGCGGACGTGAATTATGTTGTAGCACATGGCTTACAGACTTCAAACAAGTAAGTATTAATGCAGCCAGAATCCAAAACCTTTCAATTAACATGCTAAAACTAAGTGGTGTATGTGGTAAACTTAAATGTTGTTTAAATTTTGAGTTAGATACTTATATGGATGCGCTCAAAAACTTTCCTAAAACAAAGAATTTAACTCTCGAAACTGAAAACGGAGCAGCTACACTTCAAAAAATTGACATATTAAAGAATTTAATGTGGTTTCAAGTAGGTGATGAAACTAATTGGGTCCCGTTAAAAACTGAATTAGTAAAAGACTACATGAAACTCAATGAGTCCGGTAAAAAGACTCCGGTTTTGTCAGTTCCTAAAAATGACGAGAACAACGGCACACCTACTGCTGTTAGATCAAAAACAGATTTTATGAACTCTGCGGATTTATTAAGTTCGGATCTTGCTGGTTTAGATAAGAAGACAAAACAGAATTCTAATAATCACAAGAAACATCATAACCGAAATAAACACAAAAACAAAAAGCGAGACAATTAA